In Aphanothece sacrum FPU1, a single genomic region encodes these proteins:
- the psbD gene encoding photosystem II D2 protein (photosystem q(a) protein), with protein sequence MTIAVGRAPERGWFDILDDWLKRDRFVFVGWSGLLLFPCAYLALGGWLTGTTFVSSWYTHGLASSYLEGCNFLTVAVSSPANAFGHSILFLWGPEAQGVFTRWCQIGGLWTFTALHGAFALIGFMLRQFEISRLVGIRPYNAIAFSAPIAVFVSVFLMYPLGQSSWFFAPSFGVAGIFRFILFLQGFHNWTLNPFHMMGVAGVLGGALLCAIHGATVENTLFEDSDQANTFRAFEPTQAEETYSMVTANRFWSQIFGIAFSNKRWLHFFMLFVPVTGLWMSSIGIVGLALNLRAYDFVSQELRAAEDPEFETFYTKNILLNEGLRAWMAPQDQPHQNFIFPEEVLPRGNAL encoded by the coding sequence ATGACCATTGCAGTCGGACGCGCCCCAGAAAGAGGATGGTTTGATATCCTCGATGACTGGCTTAAGCGCGATCGTTTTGTATTCGTTGGTTGGTCTGGTTTACTGCTATTCCCCTGTGCCTATTTGGCTTTAGGTGGCTGGTTAACCGGAACTACCTTTGTTAGCTCTTGGTACACTCACGGATTGGCTAGTTCTTACCTCGAAGGTTGTAACTTCCTGACCGTTGCGGTATCTTCCCCAGCCAACGCCTTCGGACACTCCATCTTATTCCTTTGGGGCCCTGAAGCTCAAGGTGTATTTACCCGTTGGTGTCAAATCGGTGGTTTATGGACATTTACCGCCCTTCACGGTGCTTTCGCTCTGATTGGCTTTATGCTACGTCAGTTTGAAATTTCCCGTCTAGTGGGTATTCGTCCTTACAACGCCATCGCTTTTTCTGCTCCTATTGCGGTTTTTGTCAGTGTATTTCTGATGTACCCCTTGGGACAATCTAGCTGGTTCTTTGCTCCTAGTTTCGGAGTAGCAGGAATTTTCCGTTTCATCCTCTTTTTACAAGGTTTCCACAACTGGACACTCAACCCCTTCCACATGATGGGAGTAGCGGGTGTTCTCGGTGGTGCGCTACTATGTGCTATTCATGGTGCTACAGTAGAAAATACCCTGTTTGAAGACAGTGATCAAGCGAACACTTTCCGCGCGTTTGAACCCACCCAAGCAGAAGAAACCTACTCAATGGTGACAGCTAACCGTTTCTGGTCACAGATTTTCGGTATTGCTTTCTCCAACAAACGTTGGTTACACTTCTTCATGTTATTTGTCCCTGTAACGGGTCTGTGGATGAGTTCCATTGGTATTGTAGGCTTAGCTTTAAACCTACGGGCTTATGACTTTGTTTCTCAAGAATTACGGGCTGCTGAAGACCCTGAATTTGAGACATTCTACACCAAAAATATTCTGTTGAACGAAGGTCTACGAGCTTGGATGGCTCCTCAAGACCAACCCCATCAAAACTTTATCTTCCCTGAAGAAGTTCTACCTCGCGGTAACGCTCTCTAA
- a CDS encoding DUF2809 domain-containing protein, protein MSILIVIPLGLFSKFYQGLAQEWVNNYSAGIWYEIFWCLFAFYFFKNQKYLKLIPIYVFIITCILEILQLWHPPILELVRSYLIGKLLLGTTFSWWDFPHYLIGCSLGWLWLRKIANLNRGTLFN, encoded by the coding sequence GTGTCAATCTTAATTGTCATTCCCTTGGGCTTATTTTCTAAATTTTATCAAGGATTAGCACAGGAATGGGTTAATAATTATTCTGCTGGAATTTGGTATGAGATTTTTTGGTGTTTATTTGCTTTTTATTTTTTTAAAAACCAAAAATATCTCAAATTAATTCCTATTTATGTATTCATCATTACCTGCATTTTGGAAATATTACAACTTTGGCATCCTCCCATCTTAGAATTAGTTCGTTCTTATTTAATCGGTAAATTACTCTTAGGAACAACCTTCTCCTGGTGGGATTTTCCCCATTATTTGATAGGTTGTTCTTTGGGTTGGTTATGGTTACGAAAGATTGCCAATTTAAACAGAGGAACTCTTTTTAATTAG